Below is a genomic region from Diabrotica undecimpunctata isolate CICGRU chromosome 7, icDiaUnde3, whole genome shotgun sequence.
TTTCTCCTGAATGAGAATGTTTTTTTAGTTTCATACTTAAATTATATGAAAGTTAGTCCTGATGTCCATTATGCTGGATCTCTCATATTAAGtctgtcaaattttttttttagtttctataAATTTTCGTTTATTGTTTTCATATGCATAtagttttttgatttaaaatgccCTTGATCTCTTCAGTGTATTTCTGTGTTTCTGTGATGTAAAAAATAATCAATGCATGTTATATATGGACCATATGCCAGACAAAAAAAACGGAGGcctgaaaaaaaaataatcccCCGGACAATATCCCGAAGTACACTTATAAAGGTACCTTAAACATAAAAGAGAATAACGATTGTTGAGACGTAATATAGGGATAGTAAAACAGgcaaatgaaaaataatatcaaaaaaaaaatggcCGAAAAGCTCTCTTAAAGCCTCACCAGGTTGTATTAGAATGAGAGACATAACCACACAAAAAAAGTACCTTAAGCAAATTTTCACTTAACAGAATGGTAttttagtctaggcgggatctgttttggattggacattttccataggaagctatttttatctggaatcccttcaggatgtgcccaatatcgataatcactaAATTCACAAAATcactgtgctaaattttttatttaacaaaatctgaaaacaattgaaagttaaaagtttcgttattcaattttacacaatatttctatagctagaaattgaaaatttaatgtttattgttgaaaaaatagcaataattcaaaaaaaagtaccaaaaaatgaagttaatcctttaactgttttcgactttctaaacttgacctacaagctTCATATCcacctagaaaaaccttttaatatgtttaaaacgtgcgctaaattttgttaagatcggtcggatatattttgcataataattttgcaacccagcctactggaaaaaagtcgcaaattttcaaatttttagtaGGCcttaaataaggccctcagataattgcaaatttttttacacataaaagaaggctcaaacttttaaacgctttttgtaaaattcaaatcggttcactaggagagtctagcaattttttttaaagttttaaccattttttatatatattaggcttataaacaaattgaataactttacgagctttaaacatattaatttcaaaatttatacacttaaagaacattaaaagacgcgtctttaaaaaagatacattcggcttactggttgccgagatattgaaggtcaaagttggcatacatttgccgtgtaaccgtaagtgatagagggctcgtttttaaacaaataccttcgtcttgtcaagtactttttatatgaaaagttttacgtgaTGAGCtttatggcaacatccataaaaaagacaaataaaaaaccgttttcgcgtaaaatgtcgctcggagtgcatgagaggtggtgggagacattcactcgaaatgtgaatctgCGAAATCATAGCGcacgctaaaaattgcattatctcggcttcatGTTAACCAATGTTGCTCTTTTTTTTAAATCGATGTCTCGGATGACAAGGATTTAAATATCATAtgttcaaataccatttttaactgcaaaattggaaaatttgcaataaacaattgtatgttaaacaagtaattgcattttttcttcatgcatttttttgaacttgcaatttatacattaaagtaaattgttacttttagtaaacaaatatgtatttataaattgttaataaataatttaaattgttaaaacaaaggcgaatgaaaaaaaaattttttttcataaataaactttattttgactcaatcttcaataatttttttagaaGGATAAggactttttctttttttagaaggacaagaatcttcaggtctgaccttgaccttcactatatcggcaaccagtaagccgaatgtatcgttttttataagcctaaaaaatgtttaaaactttaaaaacaatcactaggctctcctagtgaaccgatttgaattttacaaaaagcgtttgaaagtttgagccttcctttaaatgtaaacaaatttgcaactatcttaGAGCCTTATTTGGGGCCTacgataaatttgaaaatttgtgatttttttcagtaggctggattgcaaaattattattcaaaaattatccgaccgatcttaacaaaatttagcacacgttttaaacatactaaaaagcaataaacattaaattttcaatttctagctaacaaaaaaatgagaaattttcaattgttttcagattttgttaaataaaaaatttagcacagggtttgcgactggcgcatatcgtgattatcgatactgggcacatcctgaagggattacagcaaaaaaatagcttcctgtggaaaatgtccattattgtctgaatttctacagatcctgCCTAGTCTATTTCTACATAGCGGCAACTAGTTTCTAAGTACTGTGTAAAAGTCTGTCTTCACATGGTTATATGACATTCATTTTTATGAAGCACTCTCGATAAAGTCAATCATTTTTCTTTTAGGTATAAACAAATCtggaatatatgaaaataaacccAGGACTAGCAGCAAACCGTTTTCTGTTCTTTGCGACATGGATACCAAAGGAGGAGGTTGGACTCATATCCAAAAGAGATTTGACGGTTCTCAAGATTTCTATTTAGGTTGGAGAGATTATAAGTTTGGTTTTGGTGATCTAAATGGAGAATTCTGGATTGGActtgaaaatatatattatatgactGGTATGAAGCTTTTATGACATTTTTAAGCACGATATTTTACAAAGATCGTCAagtctatttttgtttttttagcttTTGAGTCAAATGAATTGTTAATAGAATTGACTGATAGAGATAAGAAAAATGCATATGCACAATATACGTCGTTTTCAATTGGTCCTGAAAAGGATGGTTACCCATTAAATGTACTTAAAGGATTTTCTGGAGATGCTGGAGATGCTTTAACACCTCACTTAAATGCCAAATTTACTACTTTTGATGTCGATCAAGACACGAATCCAGGAAACTGTGCAAAAATATACGGTAAGTGCTATATCGTATCATATACCCAAAATAATAGATAACCGGAGTATATTGGACAATACATACTCAATTGTTTGGGCGTGAGTTGAGTTTGATTAAGGCAATTTAGGAAACGTGtctcttaaaataatcaaagtaTACTATATATTATACTATTATAATGTATATCACTATGATTTGCAAATTTTGACCTTTTATATGTTATACTGATTTAATATG
It encodes:
- the LOC140446792 gene encoding ficolin-1-like; translation: MLSGCEALVGVSKIPLCHLNKLQESLDIKKTYPRSCREILESGINKSGIYENKPRTSSKPFSVLCDMDTKGGGWTHIQKRFDGSQDFYLGWRDYKFGFGDLNGEFWIGLENIYYMTAFESNELLIELTDRDKKNAYAQYTSFSIGPEKDGYPLNVLKGFSGDAGDALTPHLNAKFTTFDVDQDTNPGNCAKIYDGAWWYTSCHASNLNGKYMNIALSDAYKHHGLNWSGFRGHEYNLAGSRILIRPIGA